A section of the Metabacillus endolithicus genome encodes:
- a CDS encoding aminotransferase, giving the protein MIEPTHYLSSTVKGLKPSGIRKFFDLAASMEGVISLGVGEPDFVTPWNVREASILSLEQGYTSYTANAGLLELRKEISYYLQEKTNVSYSPSEELLVTVGASQALDLALRAIVNPGDEVIVIEPSFVSYSSLISLAGGVPVSVQTSGEMEFKLQPSDLEKAITDKTKAVILCSPNNPTGTLLNKEDLEKIAAIIEKYDLLVISDEIYAELTYDDVYTSFVSIDGMVERTILVSGFSKGFAMTGWRLGYVAAQPEFLSAMLKIHQYTMMCAPSMAQYAAIEAIKNGKEDVLHMKKSYRQRRNLFVNALTEMGLTCHVPGGAFYAFPSIKETNLSSEEFAEKLLMEERVAVVPGSVFGESGEGYIRCSYASSLEQLQESLRRMQRFVQKQKAGV; this is encoded by the coding sequence ATGATTGAACCAACGCATTACCTTTCAAGTACAGTCAAAGGCTTAAAACCATCAGGAATACGAAAGTTCTTTGACCTGGCAGCAAGTATGGAAGGTGTTATTTCATTAGGTGTTGGTGAACCTGATTTTGTTACACCTTGGAATGTAAGAGAAGCAAGTATCCTTTCCTTAGAACAAGGGTATACCTCTTACACAGCAAATGCGGGCCTTCTTGAATTAAGAAAAGAAATAAGTTATTACCTTCAAGAAAAAACAAATGTAAGCTATAGTCCATCAGAGGAATTGTTAGTAACAGTTGGTGCAAGCCAAGCTCTTGATCTTGCACTTAGAGCTATTGTGAACCCTGGTGATGAGGTTATTGTCATTGAGCCTAGCTTCGTATCTTATTCATCACTAATTTCTCTTGCAGGTGGGGTACCAGTATCTGTACAAACGAGCGGTGAAATGGAGTTCAAGCTTCAGCCTTCAGATTTAGAAAAGGCAATCACAGATAAAACGAAAGCTGTTATTTTGTGCTCACCAAATAATCCAACTGGAACACTTCTTAATAAAGAAGACTTAGAAAAAATAGCTGCAATTATTGAAAAGTATGATTTATTGGTTATTTCAGATGAAATCTACGCGGAGCTTACATATGATGATGTGTATACAAGCTTTGTATCGATTGATGGAATGGTAGAACGGACAATTCTTGTTTCAGGATTTTCGAAAGGATTTGCCATGACAGGCTGGCGTTTAGGGTATGTAGCTGCACAGCCTGAATTTTTAAGCGCCATGCTAAAAATTCATCAATACACAATGATGTGTGCCCCTTCTATGGCTCAATACGCTGCAATCGAAGCAATTAAGAATGGCAAAGAAGATGTTTTGCATATGAAAAAAAGCTACAGGCAACGGCGAAACCTTTTTGTTAATGCATTAACAGAAATGGGGCTTACTTGTCATGTACCAGGTGGTGCGTTTTACGCATTTCCTTCTATAAAGGAAACAAATCTTTCGTCAGAAGAATTTGCAGAAAAGCTTCTCATGGAAGAAAGAGTGGCTGTTGTTCCAGGTAGCGTGTTTGGTGAAAGCGGCGAAGGATATATCCGATGCTCCTATGCTTCTTCATTAGAACAGCTTCAAGAATCATTAAGAAGAATGCAGCGTTTTGTTCAAAAACAAAAAGCTGGCGTATAA
- a CDS encoding Lrp/AsnC family transcriptional regulator: protein MKFSEKEVELLEILQDDCRLTAEQIAKMIDLSEEETKKIIKNLEDQRIIVDYTAQVNWRKVDGHEGVKAMIDVKVQPKRGVGFDDIASRIYRFNEVKSVYLMSGAYDLSVIIEGKSMSDIAQFVSEKLSTLDSVLSTTTHFILKKYKHDGTIFEQDDEDKRIVVSP, encoded by the coding sequence ATGAAGTTTAGTGAAAAGGAAGTAGAGTTATTAGAAATATTGCAAGATGACTGCCGCTTGACTGCAGAACAAATCGCCAAAATGATTGACTTATCAGAAGAAGAAACGAAAAAGATAATTAAAAATCTTGAAGATCAACGTATTATTGTTGATTATACAGCACAGGTGAATTGGCGTAAGGTTGATGGGCACGAAGGTGTAAAAGCAATGATCGATGTAAAAGTTCAGCCAAAAAGAGGAGTAGGCTTTGATGATATTGCAAGTCGAATTTATCGTTTTAATGAAGTAAAGTCTGTTTACTTAATGTCAGGTGCTTACGATCTTTCAGTCATCATAGAAGGAAAATCGATGTCTGATATTGCCCAATTTGTTTCAGAAAAGCTTTCAACTCTAGACTCTGTATTGTCTACAACAACTCATTTTATCTTAAAGAAATATAAACATGATGGTACTATATTTGAACAAGATGATGAGGATAAGAGAATTGTGGTATCACCATGA
- a CDS encoding alpha/beta fold hydrolase produces the protein MNKSHYYCSTMNIFGINVHYEVYRQHPSNPVMILVHGFLSSSFCYRKIIPLLKEDFTIITIDLPPFGKTEKSTKFVHSYTNMAKVVIRLAEGLNIKRAYLVGHSMGGQVSLNAAKQRPDLFEKVVLLCSSGYMKGVHPSLKFGSYVPYFYLCIKHWLASQGILKNLNNVVHDRSLIDQEMMDGYMEPFLDDKIFRALNRMIRDHEGDLSSEELKQIEQPSLLIWGNEDKVVPVSIGERLQNDLPNSTFFSFKQTGHLVPEERPEHVSEKIMNFLIQAQ, from the coding sequence ATGAATAAAAGCCATTACTACTGCAGCACAATGAATATTTTTGGCATAAACGTTCACTATGAGGTTTATCGCCAACATCCATCCAATCCTGTTATGATTTTAGTACATGGGTTTTTGTCCTCTAGTTTTTGCTACAGAAAAATTATTCCTTTACTCAAAGAGGATTTTACAATCATTACAATTGATCTTCCTCCATTTGGAAAAACAGAGAAATCAACTAAATTTGTCCACTCTTATACAAACATGGCAAAAGTAGTAATACGTTTAGCGGAAGGACTGAACATAAAAAGAGCTTACCTTGTTGGTCACTCCATGGGTGGGCAAGTATCTTTGAATGCAGCAAAGCAAAGACCTGATTTATTTGAGAAAGTGGTATTACTATGTAGCTCAGGATATATGAAAGGTGTACATCCTTCACTAAAATTTGGTTCTTATGTTCCTTATTTTTATCTATGCATTAAGCATTGGCTAGCAAGTCAAGGAATTCTAAAGAACTTAAACAACGTGGTACATGATCGCTCATTAATTGATCAGGAAATGATGGACGGGTATATGGAGCCTTTTCTCGATGACAAAATATTTCGTGCTTTAAATCGAATGATTCGTGACCATGAAGGTGATCTTAGTTCAGAAGAGTTAAAGCAGATCGAACAGCCTAGCTTGCTTATATGGGGAAATGAAGACAAAGTCGTACCTGTTTCTATTGGAGAAAGATTACAAAACGACTTACCTAATTCAACATTTTTTTCATTTAAACAAACTGGCCACTTAGTTCCTGAGGAAAGGCCGGAACACGTTTCAGAAAAAATTATGAACTTCCTTATCCAGGCTCAATAG
- a CDS encoding DUF1871 family protein, which yields METQQTNIRLMEVLLQWDPLGYGEDRYETEVVDVLQAVHLIDDKLKLARKIQAIYEFSFEEIIPLKECESMSKQLLQIKNNTSCEI from the coding sequence ATGGAAACACAGCAAACGAATATAAGGTTAATGGAAGTTTTATTACAGTGGGATCCGTTAGGTTATGGAGAAGATCGTTATGAAACGGAAGTAGTTGATGTGCTCCAGGCTGTTCATTTAATAGATGATAAACTAAAGTTAGCAAGAAAAATACAAGCGATTTATGAATTTTCGTTCGAAGAAATCATTCCTCTAAAGGAATGTGAATCTATGTCTAAGCAGTTACTTCAAATCAAAAATAACACAAGCTGTGAAATTTAA